The Lucilia cuprina isolate Lc7/37 chromosome 5, ASM2204524v1, whole genome shotgun sequence genome includes a window with the following:
- the LOC124420239 gene encoding uncharacterized protein LOC124420239, which yields MGQFICKNCNLGFGGLWCDLEVSDVFENMLLYFNHYGYYGETHKFLIMIEKLGERSFSLEFVADNYAIESFETKLGKIEKWVYTKDLPSVIKKLGIRYYQDMPYTKGYYHIASETFWDLGQLALTLRCYDTETAALFFYQNQFDILITQRKVSCVPELHFIHGANPLEPLMVDIANYNNFEIILKKKCFENSASHYQWSVFNSIGSVKLHDFGSTNELILKIKPYKLWFNYHGEVMSSYSIVVKMLEKHGGKRSESQTRCFIFVLPKPVTAVIKGGNYREIGINQDITLDASYSRDFALDPTAWQDLLYRWDCVSEDNSISVYCKNNMSSFENHQTQGHLHVTT from the exons ATGGGACagtttatatgtaaaaattgtaatttgggTTTTGGTGGTCTATGGTGTGATTTAGAAGTTTCTGATGTTTTCGAAAATATGTTGTTGTACTTTAATCATTATGGTTATTATGGAGAAACACACAAATTTCTTATAATGATAGAAAAATTGGGTGAAAGATCATTTTCTTTGGAATTTGTGGCCGATAATTATGCCATTGAAAGTTTTGAGACAAAACTtggtaaaatagaaaaatgggTTTACACCAAAGATTTGCCGagtgttataaaaaagttgGGCATTAGATATTATCAGGATATGCCTTATACCAAGGGCTATTACCATATAGCATCGGAAACCTTTTGGGACTTGGGTCAATTGGCTTTAACTTTACGCTGCTATGATACTGAAACAGCAGCTTTATTTTTCTATCAAAACCAATTTGATATATTGATTACACAACGTAAGGTATCATGCGTTCCGGAGTTACATTTTATTCATGGAGCAAATCCTCTTGAGCCTTTAATGGTGGATATAgctaattacaataattttgaaattattttaaagaaaaaatgtttcgaAAACTCTGCTTCCCATTATCAGTGGAGTGTTTTTAACAGTATTGGTTCGGTGAAACTACATGATTTTGGTTCTACTAATGAACTTATTCTGAAGATTAAACCCTATAAATTATGGTTTAATTATCATGGTGAGGTGATGTCTTCGTATAGTATAGTAGTCAAGATGTTGGAAAAACATGGAGGAAAAAGAAGTGAAAGTCAAACTAGA tgttttattttcgttttaccTAAACCAGTGACCGCTGTAATTAAAGGTGGTAATTACCGAGAAATTGGCATTAATCAAGACATTACTTTGGATGCTTCATATAGTCGAGATTTTGCTTTGGATCCTACTGCTTGGCAAGATCTGTTGTATAGATGGGATTGTGTTTCAGAAGATAATTCCATTtctgtttattgtaaaaataatatgagTTCAT tTGAAAATCATCAAACTCAGGGACATTTGCATGTTACCACTTAA
- the LOC124420240 gene encoding uncharacterized protein LOC124420240, with protein sequence MKSGYLHLHNTYKFSLIVNSKINKFVSDQTSQIIKIMEMPQLSIDLKCLRNCMRNLFIAGDIIHLQAVTLGKALSNTATFQWFLHKQTIGNLEHLVYETQQDSKTLLIHVLVQDQALSGKAQQTYEVNLAPYNGSCSIEPTVGEAFFTNFHIKCQNYVDTDTPLNYEYLQENEFPLQRTNEADIHIKLAQCSKVIIKICDQFQACFENHIKVEVKALEAVKDVGIFIQSKEVGFKQLFLKGDILTAMILLKSLSKSIKTIKDLEIIEKEMDVYEVKTLIEIEQFLEISKILLTNNLPLTSAKANIFNKYILKLHKGFKRIHKDAELVTFKRLSYEKCSQELLQIMQYFAQTWETIIPVQVIPAAAVTFSNPLQEIYPILEDFNINIAEQLQNWLKSSKNLMDCFNFMLEGAKELYTPWEQMFSLEKNNFYLKVWAFDNSSEQEIEINNKQIKVLLNEAFIKELQENFQNTNILLQMASLNSNPFWWFPSENPLSTEVFFFTAHLRVQPIRSQYTRI encoded by the coding sequence ATGAAATCCGGTTATCTCCATCTTCATAACACCTACAAATTTAGTCTAATcgtaaattctaaaataaataaatttgtatcgGATCAGACTtctcaaataattaaaataatggaaatgccCCAGCTCAGCATAGACCTCAAATGTTTACGAAATTGTATGCGTAATCTGTTTATAGCTGGGGATATAATACACTTGCAAGCAGTAACCCTAGGCAAGGCACTATCCAATACAGCCACTTTTCAATGGTTTCTCCACAAGCAGACTATAGGAAATTTAGAACATTTAGTTTATGAAACCCAACAAGACTCCAAAACACTTTTAATACACGTATTGGTACAGGATCAAGCTTTAAGTGGTAAAGCTCAACAAACTTATGAAGTCAACTTAGCACCTTATAATGGTTCCTGTTCTATAGAGCCCACGGTGGGAGAGGCTTTCTTTAcaaatttccatataaaatgtcaaaattatgTGGACACAGACACACCcttaaattatgaatatttgCAGGAAAATGAATTTCCTTTACAGCGCACCAATGAGGCCGATATCCATATAAAACTGGCTCAGTGTAGTAAAGTTATAATTAAGATTTGTGATCAATTTCAGGCCTGCTTTGAAAATCACATAAAAGTAGAGGTTAAGGCATTAGAAGCGGTAAAGGATGTGGGAATTTTTATTCAAAGTAAAGAAGTGGGTTTCAAGCAACTGTTTCTTAAAGGAGATATTCTAACTGCTATGATTTTATTGAAATCATTAAGTAAAtctattaaaactattaaagatCTTGAgattatagaaaaagaaatggATGTATATGAAGTGAAAACTTTAATAGAGATCGaacaatttctagaaattagcaaaattttacTAACAAATAATTTACCTTTGACCTCagcaaaagcaaatatttttaataaatatattctaaaattgcATAAGGGCTTTAAAAGAATTCACAAAGATGCAGAACTTGTGACATTTAAGAGATTATCTTATGAAAAGTGTAGCCAGGAGTTATTGCAAATTATGCAATATTTTGCACAAACCTGGGAAACTATAATACCAGTTCAAGTTATTCCTGCAGCAGCAGTTACTTTTTCAAATCCCTTACAGGAGATATATCCAATTTTAGaggattttaatattaatatagcAGAGCAATTGCAAAATTGGTTAAAGAGCTCGAAAAATCTAAtggattgttttaattttatgttggaGGGAGCTAAAGAGTTATACACCCCCTGGGAACAGATGTTCTCTTTAGAGAAGAATAATTTCTATTTGAAAGTGTGGGCTTTTGATAATAGCAGTGAACAGGAAATCGAgatcaataataaacaaattaaagttttacttAATGAGGCCTTTATCAAGGAACTACAAGAAAACTTTCAGAATACCAATATACTGCTGCAGATGGCCTCCCTAAACTCAAATCCTTTTTGGTGGTTTCCCAGTGAAAATCCTTTAAGTACCGAAGTCTTTTTCTTTACAGCT